The Urbifossiella limnaea genome has a window encoding:
- a CDS encoding nucleotidyltransferase domain-containing protein: MADVVHNLDLPALGRWGTSRIPDALFLTVSGAHLYGFPSADSDIDLRGAFLAPLRRVVGLRRPVETVEPKGEFDGLETEAVAHEIGKYLRLLAKDNGYVLEQVFSPLVAHGADFLARLRPVAARCVTRGCHHHYRGFLQTQLRMLDKQNEVRAKTLLYAYRVVLTGIHLLETGEVQAHLPTLNERFGLDYIPELIRRKSAAEVGTLPGEDVTFHRAELARWEARLDAAHATGQLPDAAPADAVDEFLVNLRLGASQAEQT; the protein is encoded by the coding sequence GTGGCCGACGTCGTTCACAACCTCGACCTGCCGGCGCTCGGCCGGTGGGGTACCAGCCGCATCCCCGACGCCCTCTTCCTCACCGTCAGCGGCGCGCACCTGTACGGCTTCCCGTCCGCCGACAGCGACATCGACCTGCGCGGCGCCTTCCTCGCCCCGCTGCGGCGCGTGGTGGGGTTGCGCCGGCCCGTCGAGACGGTCGAGCCGAAGGGGGAATTCGACGGCCTGGAGACGGAGGCGGTGGCGCACGAGATCGGCAAGTACTTACGGCTGCTCGCGAAGGACAACGGCTACGTACTGGAGCAGGTGTTCTCGCCGCTCGTGGCTCACGGGGCGGACTTTCTCGCGCGGCTGCGGCCGGTCGCGGCCCGGTGCGTCACGCGCGGCTGCCACCACCACTACCGCGGGTTCCTCCAGACGCAGCTACGCATGCTCGACAAGCAGAACGAGGTGCGTGCCAAGACGCTGCTATACGCCTACCGCGTGGTGTTGACCGGCATCCACCTGCTGGAGACGGGCGAGGTGCAGGCCCACCTGCCGACGCTGAACGAGCGGTTCGGGCTCGACTACATCCCGGAGTTGATCCGCCGCAAGTCGGCTGCGGAGGTGGGGACCCTGCCGGGCGAGGACGTGACGTTCCACCGCGCCGAGTTGGCCCGCTGGGAGGCGCGGCTCGACGCGGCGCACGCGACTGGCCAACTACCGGACGCGGCGCCGGCGGACGCCGTTGACGAGTTCCTGGTAAACCTGCGCCTGGGCGCGAGTCAGGCGGAGCAGACCTGA
- a CDS encoding PAS domain-containing sensor histidine kinase produces the protein MKSFPAAESAAILDSLPVVVFRIGPDLRLTYANRPTCELLGLTPTQVVGRSCLEVGMEPATYGRWVEHLRTAFRTGQPGRFQYLRPPPPAEMLFEYRFVPERGADGAVASVLVAAFTVDEVKELRAELRAEEERFRAFMDRLPANAWMRNEAGVYVFVNSTYLAHYGFRPQDVIGRTVDEVWPADVAARFRSTDERVYAVWRAEQFLEVAPEPDGTPRSWLNVKFPFTGPDGVRYVGGVGIDVTDREREAAARRELDARLVSAEKIQALALLAAGSAHDFKNVLSVILGNADLAAGAVPAESPAREYLRQLSLAGDRAAELCSQMFAFAGGAQPRPGPTDLGAVARDTLRMSQPPRTSGVRVVVAAESNLPPVWADPSQLSQVVLNLVTNAVQAIGRNPGTVRVGVSAADDCVIMEVSDDGCGIPAAHLGRVFDPFFTTKPDGSGLGLAAVAGIVRDLGGTIAAESAAGAGTTFRVSLPAYHA, from the coding sequence ATGAAATCGTTCCCGGCCGCCGAGTCGGCGGCCATCCTCGATTCGCTGCCGGTCGTCGTCTTCCGCATCGGCCCGGACCTGCGCCTGACCTACGCCAACCGCCCGACCTGCGAACTACTCGGCCTCACTCCCACCCAGGTGGTCGGCCGGTCGTGCCTGGAAGTGGGCATGGAGCCGGCCACCTACGGCCGGTGGGTCGAACACCTCCGCACCGCCTTCCGCACCGGCCAGCCCGGTCGCTTCCAGTACCTCCGCCCGCCGCCCCCGGCCGAGATGCTCTTCGAGTACCGGTTCGTACCCGAGCGCGGGGCCGACGGCGCGGTCGCGTCCGTACTCGTGGCCGCGTTCACGGTCGACGAGGTGAAGGAACTGCGGGCCGAACTCCGCGCCGAAGAGGAGCGGTTCCGCGCGTTCATGGACCGCCTCCCGGCCAACGCCTGGATGCGGAACGAGGCGGGCGTCTACGTGTTCGTCAACAGCACCTACCTGGCCCACTACGGCTTCCGCCCCCAGGACGTGATCGGCCGGACGGTGGACGAGGTTTGGCCGGCCGACGTGGCCGCCCGGTTCCGCTCCACCGACGAGCGGGTGTACGCCGTCTGGAGGGCCGAGCAGTTCCTGGAGGTGGCCCCGGAACCGGACGGCACGCCGCGGTCGTGGCTGAACGTGAAATTCCCGTTCACCGGCCCGGACGGCGTGCGGTACGTCGGCGGTGTGGGGATCGACGTGACCGACCGCGAGCGCGAGGCCGCCGCCCGCCGCGAGCTCGACGCCCGGCTCGTCAGCGCGGAGAAGATACAGGCACTCGCCCTGCTGGCGGCCGGGTCGGCGCACGACTTCAAGAACGTGCTCTCGGTGATTCTCGGGAACGCGGATTTGGCGGCGGGCGCGGTGCCGGCGGAATCGCCGGCGCGGGAGTACTTGCGCCAGCTGAGCCTCGCCGGAGACCGGGCGGCGGAACTGTGCTCCCAGATGTTCGCGTTCGCCGGCGGCGCCCAGCCGCGACCGGGGCCGACCGACCTGGGAGCGGTGGCACGCGACACGCTCCGGATGAGCCAGCCGCCGCGGACGAGTGGCGTCCGCGTGGTGGTCGCGGCCGAGTCGAACCTACCGCCGGTGTGGGCCGACCCGTCGCAGCTCAGTCAGGTCGTCCTCAACCTGGTGACGAACGCGGTCCAGGCGATCGGCCGGAACCCGGGTACGGTTCGCGTCGGCGTGTCGGCCGCGGACGATTGCGTGATCATGGAGGTGAGCGACGACGGGTGCGGCATCCCCGCGGCCCATCTGGGGCGGGTGTTCGACCCGTTTTTCACCACCAAGCCGGACGGCAGCGGGCTCGGCCTCGCGGCCGTGGCCGGGATAGTCCGCGACCTCGGCGGTACAATTGCGGCGGAGTCGGCAGCCGGCGCGGGCACCACGTTCCGCGTGTCGCTGCCGGCGTACCACGCCTGA
- a CDS encoding BON domain-containing protein: MSASDYPPSFEPADVLFASPHTYLRRLVVTTSEVEVVITGRVPSYYLKQMAQEAIRGCLGPRRLRNEVQVCSA, encoded by the coding sequence ATGAGTGCGTCTGATTACCCGCCGTCGTTCGAGCCCGCCGACGTGTTGTTCGCCAGCCCGCACACGTACCTTCGCCGGCTCGTGGTAACCACGAGCGAGGTGGAGGTGGTCATCACCGGTCGGGTGCCCAGCTACTACCTCAAGCAGATGGCCCAGGAGGCCATCCGCGGCTGCCTCGGCCCGCGAAGGCTTCGGAACGAGGTTCAGGTCTGCTCCGCCTGA
- a CDS encoding outer membrane protein assembly factor BamB family protein: MWSRSAAAAGLVLGLGALSTGQSPSPYSRAVPPDAAALARLNLRVEWAQFLPIAGGRDTVQMVQTIGDQLFVQTRTGHLIAVDARTGRIQWQAALGNGGYSNVYPVAANDRFVYVAHVTRAYAFYRDTGVLEFTAELGTTPVAGLSADARGLYAPLATQPGAAGEHRVLALELPNPIVIPDLTREKAPKAGEAVIGRANPVDQLTDRYPAPGVYRSSNPDQFDRPPTGGFEQPRASGGGGGSRSPSLAAVPRVTPPYTIEGHPTSPSLQTVPSLRQPYRLRDDSGKNVQRTPSIGTIPPSVSAALALTDLRPQGVKPKVRWEYGLTTRIRFAPVLTPSRVWIVTDSKSKLALGKADRVVEVDGPMWEEVAAPPGRAGVIAYVPLSDGSLLAVDLEGGNRISGVNILWRTNVGGILNHTPLVTEDAVFASGDHSGVVRVDRKTGAQVWRTDRQADRLLAVNQDFAYVRDNLGKLLVYDARRPTEANGRAAPLTSLGIPEFNIPVVNTVSDRLFLAADNGLIVCLRDAARKYESPVRMAPPVTVDPVPRQAAPPAGMPPMEAMPKVEPPPAPPKN, from the coding sequence ATGTGGTCCCGCTCGGCTGCCGCCGCCGGCCTCGTCCTCGGACTGGGTGCGCTGTCCACCGGCCAGTCACCGTCGCCCTACTCCCGGGCGGTGCCGCCAGACGCCGCGGCGCTGGCCCGCCTCAACCTCCGCGTCGAGTGGGCGCAATTCCTGCCGATCGCCGGCGGCCGCGACACCGTGCAGATGGTGCAGACGATCGGCGACCAGCTGTTCGTCCAGACGCGGACCGGCCACCTGATCGCCGTGGACGCCCGCACCGGCCGCATCCAGTGGCAGGCGGCTCTGGGCAACGGCGGGTACTCGAACGTCTACCCGGTGGCGGCAAACGACCGGTTCGTGTACGTGGCGCACGTCACCCGGGCCTACGCCTTCTACCGCGACACCGGCGTGCTCGAGTTCACGGCCGAGCTCGGCACCACGCCGGTGGCGGGCCTGTCGGCCGATGCCCGCGGGCTGTACGCGCCGCTGGCCACGCAGCCCGGCGCGGCCGGCGAGCACCGCGTGCTCGCGCTCGAACTCCCGAACCCGATCGTCATCCCCGACCTGACGAGAGAGAAGGCACCGAAGGCCGGCGAGGCGGTCATCGGCCGCGCGAACCCGGTCGACCAGCTGACGGACCGCTACCCCGCGCCGGGGGTGTACCGGTCGTCTAACCCCGATCAGTTCGACCGCCCGCCGACCGGGGGCTTCGAGCAGCCTCGGGCCAGTGGGGGTGGCGGCGGCAGCCGCAGTCCGTCGCTGGCAGCCGTCCCGCGCGTCACGCCGCCGTACACGATCGAGGGCCATCCGACCTCGCCGTCGCTGCAGACGGTGCCGTCACTCCGCCAGCCGTACCGGCTCCGCGACGACTCCGGAAAAAACGTGCAGCGCACCCCGTCGATCGGCACCATTCCGCCGTCTGTGTCCGCGGCACTGGCCCTGACCGACCTGCGGCCGCAGGGCGTGAAGCCGAAGGTGCGGTGGGAGTACGGGCTGACGACGCGCATCCGCTTCGCCCCGGTTTTGACGCCGTCGCGGGTGTGGATCGTCACCGATTCCAAGAGCAAGCTCGCCCTCGGCAAGGCCGACCGCGTCGTCGAGGTGGACGGGCCGATGTGGGAGGAGGTGGCCGCCCCCCCCGGGAGGGCCGGCGTCATCGCCTACGTGCCGCTGTCGGACGGGAGCCTGCTCGCGGTCGATCTGGAGGGCGGCAACCGCATCAGCGGCGTGAACATCTTGTGGCGGACGAACGTCGGCGGCATCCTGAACCACACCCCGCTAGTGACCGAGGACGCGGTGTTCGCCAGCGGCGACCACTCGGGCGTAGTGCGAGTGGACCGGAAGACGGGCGCACAGGTGTGGCGGACGGACCGGCAGGCGGACCGGCTGCTGGCGGTGAACCAGGACTTCGCGTACGTCCGCGACAACCTCGGCAAGCTGCTCGTGTACGACGCGCGCCGGCCGACCGAGGCGAACGGCCGCGCCGCCCCGCTGACCAGCCTCGGCATCCCGGAGTTCAACATCCCGGTGGTCAACACCGTGTCCGACCGGCTGTTCCTGGCCGCCGACAACGGGCTGATCGTGTGCCTCCGCGACGCCGCCCGCAAGTACGAGTCGCCGGTGCGGATGGCCCCGCCAGTCACGGTCGATCCGGTGCCGCGGCAGGCTGCCCCGCCGGCAGGGATGCCGCCGATGGAGGCGATGCCGAAGGTCGAACCGCCGCCGGCGCCGCCGAAGAACTGA
- a CDS encoding nucleoside deaminase, whose product MDPFSPPDLTFTDPGHPFHVHHMELALAEAAVADAEDEVPVGAVVIHPHRGVIASAHNQREQLKDPTAHAEMIAITQAAAALRSWRLEGCVLYVTLEPCPMCAGAIVQARLPLVVYGCTDPKAGACHTLYQIASDPRLNHRASVVGGVLAERCAAVLTTFFARKRALGKK is encoded by the coding sequence ATGGACCCCTTCAGCCCACCCGACCTGACCTTCACCGACCCCGGCCACCCGTTCCACGTCCACCACATGGAACTGGCCCTCGCCGAGGCCGCCGTCGCCGACGCCGAAGACGAAGTCCCGGTCGGCGCGGTCGTGATCCACCCGCACCGCGGGGTGATCGCGTCGGCCCACAACCAGCGCGAGCAGCTGAAGGATCCGACGGCCCACGCCGAGATGATCGCCATCACCCAGGCCGCGGCGGCGCTGCGGTCGTGGCGGCTCGAAGGGTGCGTGCTGTACGTCACGCTCGAGCCGTGCCCGATGTGCGCGGGGGCGATCGTGCAGGCCCGGCTGCCGCTCGTCGTGTACGGCTGCACCGACCCGAAGGCGGGGGCGTGCCACACGCTGTACCAGATCGCCTCCGACCCGCGGCTGAACCACCGCGCGTCCGTCGTCGGCGGTGTGCTGGCCGAGCGGTGCGCCGCCGTGCTCACGACGTTCTTCGCGCGGAAGCGGGCGCTCGGGAAGAAGTAA
- a CDS encoding fumarylacetoacetate hydrolase family protein — translation MRLATVVTPHGPRVVAHVGDHYVDLHATDPGLPTCIKNLLAGGAGVKVAAADAAKCSKAVRYATNAVKLLPPVPKPSKILCVGLNYRDHAIEGGKAIPTEPVLFAKYPNTLIASGDPIKLPKVAQKVDYEAELVIVIGKRGRHIPNDDTAFQHVGGYTCGHDVSARDWQFRGEEKQWSIGKTFDTFAPTGPVLVTPDELGDPHKLQVQLRLNGETMQNSNTKEFIFGVPHMLWFLSQVVTLEPGDLIFTGTPPGVGIARKPPVLLKAGDVAEVEIQGIGVLRNPVVAE, via the coding sequence ATGCGCCTCGCCACCGTCGTCACCCCCCACGGCCCCCGCGTCGTCGCCCACGTCGGCGACCACTACGTCGACCTGCACGCCACCGACCCGGGCCTACCGACGTGCATCAAGAATCTCCTCGCGGGCGGGGCCGGGGTGAAGGTTGCGGCCGCGGACGCGGCCAAGTGCTCGAAGGCCGTCCGATACGCCACGAATGCCGTGAAGCTGCTCCCGCCGGTGCCGAAGCCGTCGAAAATTCTTTGCGTCGGTCTGAATTACCGCGACCACGCCATTGAGGGCGGCAAGGCCATCCCCACCGAGCCGGTCCTGTTCGCCAAGTACCCGAACACCCTCATCGCCAGCGGCGACCCGATCAAGCTGCCGAAGGTGGCCCAGAAGGTGGACTACGAGGCGGAGCTCGTCATCGTCATCGGCAAGCGCGGCCGCCACATCCCGAACGATGACACGGCGTTCCAGCACGTCGGCGGCTACACCTGCGGCCACGACGTGAGCGCCCGCGACTGGCAGTTCCGCGGCGAGGAGAAGCAGTGGAGCATCGGTAAGACGTTCGACACGTTCGCCCCCACCGGCCCGGTGCTGGTGACGCCCGACGAGCTGGGTGACCCCCACAAGCTCCAGGTGCAACTGCGGCTGAACGGCGAGACGATGCAGAACTCCAACACCAAGGAGTTCATCTTCGGCGTCCCGCACATGCTGTGGTTCCTGTCGCAGGTGGTGACGCTGGAGCCGGGCGACCTGATCTTCACCGGCACGCCGCCGGGCGTCGGCATCGCCCGCAAGCCGCCGGTGCTGCTCAAGGCCGGGGACGTGGCCGAGGTCGAGATTCAGGGGATCGGCGTCCTCCGCAACCCGGTCGTGGCGGAGTAA
- a CDS encoding DUF7133 domain-containing protein → MLLRTLPPAALLAALTAALLTAQPKPPDGDYVKKATRADTVAATLASHKLPNLGGKWYFVGPFDNPDKTGFDREFGPEKGAVDLTAKYPGKGGKHAVWAEFKGFRLGQVLDLAALFPQEHKNNSVVYLYHEFDSDREFRLPLSLGSDDTLSVYFNGRRLLHEPHERAAAPDQDRVELPVVAGKNRLLIKIAQHAGGWEAYVAPELPLVVPETIRRRVTRDFPASGEVQAAQAAAGAEATHYAVSTLPLPDDCVLEVGGLAFRPDGKLLACTRRGEVWLVHNPLEADPRNVKVTRFATGLHEALGMWVQDDKTVFVVHRPEVCKLTDSDGDGVADAVETVCDKWGVSGDYHEYAFGPARDRDGNFYVTLNVGFGGGHQAKAPWRGWCVKINPRTGSMEPWAYGLRSPNGVNFSPDGDLFYADNQGEWVATNKLHHIQRGKFFGHQAGLRWLPFSPFAGLVPEKVASGMMYDGQKGPGANAPAGMPQLDPPAIWFPYGRMGRSLSEPIWDTTRGKFGPFAGQCFVGDQSTSVVMRVALEKVNGVFQGACFPFRAGFQSGVNRLAFAPDGSLLVGETNRGWGSAGGRPFGLQRVTFTGTEPAEIHHVALTKTGFDLTFTKPVDVKSAEAAVPVESYTYIYSSAYGCPETDRRAEAVASARLSADGRTLSLDVPGVRPGRVYALRPESIRTRTGERLVHPEAYYTVNQTVR, encoded by the coding sequence ATGCTCCTCCGCACGCTGCCACCCGCCGCGCTCCTCGCGGCCCTCACCGCCGCCCTCCTGACGGCGCAGCCGAAGCCGCCCGACGGCGACTACGTGAAAAAGGCCACCCGCGCGGACACGGTCGCGGCCACGCTCGCGTCCCACAAGTTGCCGAACCTCGGCGGCAAGTGGTACTTCGTCGGCCCGTTCGACAACCCGGACAAGACCGGCTTCGACCGCGAATTCGGCCCCGAGAAGGGGGCCGTGGACCTGACCGCGAAGTACCCGGGGAAGGGCGGCAAGCACGCGGTCTGGGCCGAGTTCAAGGGCTTCAGGCTCGGCCAGGTGCTGGACCTCGCCGCGCTCTTCCCGCAGGAGCACAAGAACAACAGCGTCGTCTACCTGTACCACGAGTTTGACTCCGACCGCGAGTTCCGCCTCCCGCTGTCCCTCGGCTCCGACGACACGCTCAGCGTGTACTTCAACGGCCGCCGGCTGCTGCACGAGCCGCACGAGCGCGCCGCGGCGCCGGACCAGGACCGGGTCGAGCTGCCGGTCGTGGCCGGGAAGAACCGGCTGCTCATCAAGATCGCGCAGCACGCCGGCGGGTGGGAGGCCTACGTCGCCCCCGAACTCCCGCTCGTCGTGCCCGAGACGATCCGCCGCCGCGTCACCCGCGACTTCCCGGCGTCGGGCGAGGTTCAGGCCGCGCAAGCCGCGGCGGGCGCGGAGGCGACGCACTACGCCGTGAGCACGCTACCACTCCCCGACGACTGCGTTCTGGAAGTCGGCGGCCTGGCGTTCCGGCCCGACGGCAAGCTCCTCGCCTGCACCCGCCGGGGCGAGGTGTGGCTCGTCCACAACCCGCTCGAAGCCGACCCGCGGAACGTGAAGGTCACCCGCTTCGCCACCGGCCTGCACGAGGCCCTCGGCATGTGGGTGCAGGACGACAAGACGGTGTTCGTCGTCCACCGGCCGGAAGTCTGCAAGCTGACCGACTCCGACGGCGACGGCGTGGCCGACGCGGTCGAGACGGTGTGCGACAAGTGGGGCGTGTCCGGCGACTACCACGAGTACGCCTTCGGCCCGGCCCGCGACCGCGACGGCAACTTCTACGTCACACTGAACGTCGGCTTCGGCGGCGGCCACCAGGCGAAGGCGCCGTGGCGCGGGTGGTGCGTCAAAATCAACCCGCGGACCGGCTCGATGGAGCCGTGGGCGTACGGGCTGCGGTCGCCGAACGGCGTAAACTTCAGCCCCGACGGCGACCTGTTCTACGCGGACAACCAGGGCGAGTGGGTGGCCACCAACAAGCTCCACCACATCCAGCGCGGCAAGTTCTTCGGCCACCAGGCCGGCCTGCGCTGGCTGCCGTTCTCGCCGTTCGCCGGGCTCGTGCCCGAGAAGGTGGCCAGTGGCATGATGTACGACGGCCAGAAGGGGCCGGGCGCGAACGCCCCCGCGGGGATGCCGCAGCTCGACCCGCCGGCGATCTGGTTCCCCTACGGCCGGATGGGGCGCTCGCTCAGCGAGCCGATCTGGGACACGACCCGCGGCAAGTTCGGCCCGTTCGCCGGGCAGTGTTTCGTCGGCGACCAGAGCACGTCCGTGGTCATGCGGGTAGCGCTGGAGAAGGTGAACGGCGTGTTCCAGGGGGCGTGCTTCCCGTTCCGCGCGGGCTTCCAGTCCGGCGTCAATCGGCTCGCCTTTGCCCCCGACGGCTCCCTGCTCGTCGGCGAGACGAACCGCGGCTGGGGCTCCGCCGGCGGCCGGCCGTTCGGGCTCCAGCGCGTGACGTTCACAGGCACCGAGCCGGCGGAAATTCACCACGTCGCGCTCACGAAAACCGGGTTCGACCTGACGTTCACGAAGCCGGTTGACGTGAAGTCGGCCGAGGCGGCGGTGCCGGTGGAGTCGTACACCTACATCTACTCCAGCGCTTACGGATGCCCCGAGACCGACCGCCGGGCGGAAGCGGTCGCCTCCGCGCGGCTGTCGGCGGACGGGCGGACTCTGTCGCTGGACGTGCCGGGTGTGCGGCCGGGGCGGGTGTACGCCCTGCGGCCGGAGTCGATCCGCACCCGGACGGGCGAGCGGCTCGTGCACCCCGAGGCCTACTACACTGTGAATCAGACGGTCCGCTAG
- a CDS encoding nucleotidyltransferase domain-containing protein, which translates to MSDPLPPSFLLPPGTHVVLRADRKLPGTDATRPAGSVAVVVESPASNDRPYVVRFLDGATARLKFGELLVRRGDHSVEAPAATPGPDVSPFVIYRVTVGSRAFGLATETSDEDRRGVYLPPADWHWSLTRPPEQAETTSVGVEEVVWEVEKFVRLALQANPNILETLWVPVVSFADETGEELRRVRGAFLSRHLYRTYSGYVLSQFGLIEKRHAAGGTYKPKHAMHLLRLLHSGIHALTTGDIRVDVGEHRAELLDVRSGRWSFAEVKARALELDRLFQEAFERTALPERPDTDAANRFLIAARRRRAAEALKE; encoded by the coding sequence ATGTCCGACCCGCTGCCGCCGTCGTTCCTCCTCCCACCGGGGACACACGTCGTCCTCCGCGCCGACCGCAAGCTTCCGGGCACCGACGCTACCCGCCCAGCGGGCAGCGTCGCGGTGGTGGTTGAGTCCCCGGCGTCCAACGACCGTCCGTACGTCGTCCGCTTCCTGGACGGCGCCACCGCCCGGTTGAAGTTCGGCGAACTCCTCGTCCGCCGCGGCGACCACTCCGTCGAGGCGCCGGCCGCGACGCCGGGGCCGGACGTGTCGCCGTTCGTGATCTACCGCGTCACGGTGGGCTCCCGCGCGTTCGGCCTCGCCACCGAGACGTCGGACGAAGACCGGCGTGGCGTCTACCTGCCGCCGGCCGACTGGCACTGGTCACTGACCCGCCCGCCGGAGCAGGCCGAGACGACGAGTGTTGGCGTGGAGGAAGTCGTCTGGGAGGTGGAGAAGTTCGTCCGGCTGGCGCTCCAGGCGAACCCGAACATCCTGGAGACGCTCTGGGTTCCTGTGGTGTCGTTCGCCGACGAGACGGGCGAGGAGCTGCGCCGCGTCCGCGGTGCGTTCCTGTCGCGGCACCTGTACCGCACCTACTCCGGCTACGTACTGTCGCAGTTCGGCCTGATCGAGAAGCGGCACGCGGCCGGCGGCACGTACAAGCCGAAGCACGCAATGCACCTGCTGCGGTTGCTCCACAGCGGCATCCACGCCCTGACCACCGGCGACATCCGCGTCGACGTCGGTGAGCACCGAGCGGAGTTGCTGGACGTTCGCAGTGGCCGGTGGTCCTTCGCCGAGGTGAAGGCCCGGGCTCTCGAGCTGGACCGGTTGTTCCAGGAGGCCTTCGAGCGGACGGCGCTGCCGGAGCGGCCGGACACCGACGCGGCGAACCGCTTCCTGATCGCGGCACGCCGCCGGCGGGCGGCGGAGGCGTTGAAGGAGTAG
- a CDS encoding phospholipase D-like domain-containing protein has translation MNAADAERVLAQTLDDLTLSGSEKTALAAWVTANARTDAQRGVVRHAAFDLARKASANLPADRIITWLEDVMRTVAPVQAAAPPRGGPAAADLVFFSPGDGCWRHLVSRISQTRRTLDLCVFTITDDRVSHPILDAHRRGVKVRIITDNEKAHDAGSDVHKFQAAGIPVKVDDVPGPGVSGLTGHMHHKFAVFDGARLVNGSYNWTRGAADCNYENVVDSADPKLVGVFAAEFERLWNKF, from the coding sequence ATGAATGCCGCCGACGCCGAGCGCGTCCTCGCCCAGACGCTCGACGACCTCACCCTCTCCGGGAGCGAGAAGACGGCGCTCGCGGCGTGGGTGACGGCCAACGCGAGGACCGACGCGCAGCGCGGCGTCGTCCGGCACGCGGCGTTCGATCTGGCGCGGAAGGCGTCGGCGAACCTCCCCGCCGACCGGATCATCACCTGGCTCGAAGACGTGATGCGAACCGTGGCGCCGGTCCAGGCGGCAGCGCCGCCGCGCGGCGGACCGGCGGCCGCCGATCTCGTGTTCTTCTCACCCGGCGACGGCTGCTGGCGGCACCTGGTCAGCCGCATCAGCCAGACGCGGCGCACCCTCGACCTGTGCGTCTTCACCATCACGGACGATCGTGTCTCGCACCCCATCCTCGACGCCCACCGCCGCGGCGTGAAGGTGCGGATTATCACCGACAACGAGAAGGCCCACGACGCCGGCTCCGACGTCCACAAGTTCCAGGCCGCCGGCATCCCCGTGAAGGTGGACGACGTGCCCGGGCCGGGCGTGTCCGGGCTCACCGGCCACATGCACCACAAGTTCGCCGTCTTCGACGGCGCCCGCCTCGTGAACGGCAGCTACAACTGGACCCGCGGCGCGGCCGACTGCAATTACGAGAACGTCGTCGACAGTGCCGACCCGAAGCTGGTCGGTGTGTTCGCCGCAGAGTTCGAGCGGTTGTGGAACAAGTTCTGA